The segment GGGCGGTGCGGCAAGAGCACTCCGGCAAGGCGCAGCCGACGGCATCCGGGAAGAGCCGTCCGGGGGCGGTGGCCCCTGCACCCGACTTCCGGTTGGAGATCCGCGACACCCAGGCGGTTCGGTCCGGGCTCCTCAAGTGGTTCCCATACGAGTATGCGGGATCGCCCGCCACCGTCGAGATTACCACGGATGAGTTCACGGCGGTCTGCCCGTGGTCGGGGCTCCCCGACTTCGGCACGGTGACCGTCCGGTACCTCCCGCGCGCGCGGGTGTTGGAACTGCGCTCGTTCAAATACTACCTCCTCACCTACCGCAACGTCGGGATCTATCAGGAGCACGCCGCGAACAGGATCCTCTCGGACCTCGTGCGCGTCACGGTGCCAAAGTGGTTGGAGTTGGAGCTGGATTACCGCATCCGCGGGGGCGTGCACACGGTCGTCCGCGCGCGCTGGCCGACCTGACCCGTGGCGCCACGAACGGCCCGCATCGCAGAGATCGGCGTGGTGGGGGCAGCCTACGCGGCCCTCACCCTGCTCGTGGCCCCCGCGTCGTACGGCCCTCTACAGTTGCGCTTTGCTGAAATGCTGAAACCCCTGGTGATCTGGGAGCCCGCGTTGATCCCGGCGTTCGTCATCGGCAATTTCCTGAGCAACCTCCCGAGCCCATTCGTCGGGCCGTGGGAACTCCTCTGGATGCCGCTGGCTAACCTCGTCGGTGGATGGGCCGGCTGGCGGGTCGGGCGGGTCAACGCCTACCTCGGCGCCACCGTGTACGCGGTCATCATCGGCGCCGCGGTCACGACGATGCTCTCCGTGCTGCTCCGGGCGCCTTTCCGAGCGCTGATCACCCCGCTGATCGGAAGCGAGGTGATCCTCTTGATCGCCGGGGTCCCCATGATGCACCCCGTGCACGTCGCGCTCCAACGGCTGCGTGGGCGGACGGCGGGGAGCGCCGCGCCTCGCTAGCGGGCGGCAGCGCCAGCCTCCGAGTTCAGCCGGGTCGATCCGGGTCAGCGTTCCTCGGGCGGCTCGGGGGGACGTCGCTCGTGCCATGGGGTTGCCCGCTCATAGGCATGGGCGATGGCGAGGATCGTGGCCTCGTCCATCGGGCGGCCCACGATCTGCAGCCCAATGGGCAGGCCGTCGTCGCCGAAGCCGCACGGAACCGAGATCGCAGGAAGCCCCACGAGGTTGATGAGCCGTGAGAACCGGGTAAGGAAGCCGCGCACTTCGATCTGGCGCCCACCGACCTCGAGCGTGCGCTGGCCTATTGGCGGCGCCGTGGTGGGCACGGAGGGAAGAACGACCGCCGCGTAAGGGGCCAGCCATTCATCGACCTCGCCCAGCAGCAGCGCGCGAACTTTCTGGGCGCGCAGGTATTGGCTGGCCGTGACGAAGGCTCCCTGGCGCAGCAGGTCGAGCGTCTCCGGACCGTAGTCCCCGGGCCGCTCACGCATCCATCCCTCGTGCACGCTGGCGGCCTCGGCCAAAATGACGGCGGTGGCCGCGGCCCGGGCTTCGTTCGGTCGGGGGAACGGGACGTCCTCCAGCCGCAGGCCCAGGGATCTCAAGACCTCGAGCGCGGCGCGAAACCGGGACCGCACCTCCTCGGTCATCTCCTGATGGTACTCGTCGTCGAGCACACCCAGGCGCCCACCCCGGGGGGGCCCACCGAGCCCGGCGTAAAAATCCGGCACGGCATGGCCGAGGGTTGACGGATCGGCGGGGTCCGGGCCGGCGATCGCCCGAAGCACCAAGGCGGCATCCTCCACGCTCCGGGTGAGCGGCCCGATGTGGTCGAGGGTCCACGAGAGCGGAAACACCCCGTGGCGGCTGACGCGGCCGTAGGTAGGTTTGAGCCCCACCACGCCGCACACCGCCGCCGGGATGCGGATGCTCCCGCCGGTGTCCGTCCCCAGTGACACCGGACCCAATCCCGCGGCGACGGCCGCACCTGAGCCCCCGCTCGATCCCCCCGGAATGCGGTCGATGTCCCACGGGTTGCGTGTCGGACCGTAGTGCGGATTGTTGGACGTCACCCCGAACGCGAACTCGTGCAGCGCGTTCTTCCCAAGAAGAACCGCACCCGCCTCCCGCAACCGCATCGTGACGGTGGCGTCGCGGATGGGGACGTGCTCGGCCAGGATCCGCGAGCCGCACGTCGTGCGCGTCCCACGCGTATCGATGAGATCCTTGAGCGAAACGGGAATCCCGTGCAGCGGTCCCCGGTACTGCCCGCCGGCAATCTCCCGTTCCGCCTCCCTGGCCTGGGCCAGGGCCACATCAGCCGTTACGGTGATGAACGCATTCAGCACCCGACACCGCTCGATGCGAGCGAGGAGCGACTCCACGAGCGCCACCGGCGAGAGCGCCCTGGCCCGGATCTGAGGCGCCAGTTCGGCGGCGGTCGCGTAGGCCAGTTCGCTCACCGGGGGCGGCTTCCCGGGGTCATCTCCCCCCACGGTTTGGGGGTGAACGCCGGCTCCAGATCGGCGATCGGCAACGCCGTCAACCGGTCGAGGTCCACGTAGAGGGCGTCCACAAGCGGGAGTAACCGCTCCAGGTCGACTTGGGTCATCCGGACCCCGGCCAGGTGCGCGATCCGCCCCAGGTCACCGATCGTGAGCATGCCGGGCGCGCCCCCTTAGACGCGCGCCCGGGCCTGTCCGACCTGCACCCGCTTCCAGGAGAGGAGCACGGCAAGGGAAATGATCACGGCGACGATGATCTCGGGGATACCGTGGGTGAAGGCCACGGTCCACGCCACCTTACCCGGCAGGTAGTGGCGGGCCACACCGAGCCCGAGCACAAGGATGGTGTTCGTGGCGGTGCCGACGATCGCGGCGACCGTGATTCCCCACCACTCCCCGGCCCGACGGGCGGCGAAATAGGCCCAGGCGGCAAAGACGCCGATGAAAATCCGTGGCACGATCGCCACGATCGGATCCTTGAACATCGGGGTCGTCGCCTGCAGAAAACTATAGATGCCGAAGATGATGCCGATCAGTCCGCCGACGATGGGTCCTTCCAAAATCCCTCCGATGATCGCCGGCACGTGCATGATCGTGGCGTTGATCCCGGTCGGCATCGGGATAAAACCGAGACGGGTGGCTCCAAGGAAGATGGCAATCGCCCCGAGGACCCCAGAGATCACGATCCCGCGCGTCGAGAGCCCTCCCTGACGTACCTCCTGCATCTCCTCACCCCCTCCCGGACCTCCCCGTCAGGAACCCGGGGCCGGTTGCCGGATGTACTGGCACATTCCCTGCCGGATCTGAGCCCCCCTGCCGCCGAGGCCGCCACTCGCCGTGGCGGGCGTCACGCCTGGAATCGCCCGCGCCTAGAAGGGAAAGCGGACGAACAGCATGGCCACAAGAAAGGCCAACGCCGCGACGGGGGCGAGCCAGTCCAGCGGCCGCCCGGGGAGAATGGCGTAGGTGGTTCGACCTTCCCCCCCCATATACGCCCGCGCTTCCATCGCGACGATCAGCTCTTCCCCGCGGCGGAGCGCGAACGTGAACAAGGGGACGAGGACGGGGAGAAGACGCCGGGTGGCCGCCACGAAGTTCCCGCGCCGGCCGCGAATGGTGCCGCCGCGGGAGGCCTGGGCTTTCAGGAGCCGCTCCGCCTCCAAGGCAATCGTCGGGATGAATCGAAGCGCGATCGTGACCACCAGGGCCAGTTCGTGCGAGGGCACCCGCAGCCGCCGGAAGGGACGGAGCAGCCGTTCGATGCCGTGCGTGAGCTCGGTCGTTCGGGTCGATAGGGTGAACACGCTCGTCACGAGGAGCAACTCGACGAAACGCGCTGCGGAGATCACGACCAGGCGGGCGACCGCCGCGGTCACGACAATCCACCCCCAGTGAAAGATCACCGGGCTGGTGGGATCATAGTTGCGGCCGAAAAACAGCAGCTGCAGCAGCGCGAGGATGAGCAGGAGCGGAACGGCCGGGATCAACCCGCGCAGGGCGTACGAGAAGGGGATGCGGCCGAGCACCACGACCGCCGAGCAGGCGATCAGCAGAGAGGCATTGCCGAGAATGCTGGGCGTGAAGCTCACCGCTGCGGTCAGCAGGACCGCGGCAATGATCTTCGCCCGCGGGTCCAGCCGGTGCAGGTACGAGCCGGTCGGCAGATACTGGCCGATCGTAATGTTGCGCAGCAGCTCGAACTCGTTCACGGACCCTCGCTCAACAGGGGCGCCAGGGCCTGCTCGGCCTCCTCTACGGTCAGCGCGTCGCCGCGAACGTGGTACCCTCGCGCGCGCAGTCGCTGGACGACCTGGGTCGCCTCGGGGGGGGCGAGGCCGAGTTCGGCGAGGCGCGCGCCGTCGACGAACACCTCCCGCGGGGTGCCGGTTGCCACCACCGCTCCGTCGTGCAGGATGTAGAGGCGGTCGCTCAGCCGAGCCACCTCCTCCATATCGTGCGAGACGAGCACCAGCGTCATCCCCTCGCGCGTGCGGAGATCCCGGATGCGCCCCCGAAGCTCCTCGCGGGCCCCCGGATCCAACCCCGACGTCGGCTCGTCGACCACCAGCACCCGAGGCCGCAACGCGAGCACGCCGGCAAGCGCCGCCTTTCGCAACTCGCCGCCGCTCAGCGTGAAGGTGTACCGGTCCTTGAAAGCGTCGAAGGGGAGACCGACCGTCTCCATCGCCCACCGGACACGTTCACGGATCTCGAGGAATGGAAGGCGAAGCTGGCGGGGTCCGTACGCGATGTCGTCGCCGACCAGGCGCTCGAACACCTGGGTCTCCGGTTCCTGGAAGACGAGGCCCACGATGCGCCTGACGGCGGCCAGATCGACATCCGGCCTCCCCAGATCATGCCCCGCGACCAGGACCCGGCCGCGGATGGGACGCATCAGGCCGTTGAAATACTGGATTAGGGTGGACTTTCCGGACCCGGTCTGGCCGATGACCCCGACGGCTTCGCCGGGATAGATGTTCAGGCTGATGCCGCGCAGGGCTTGGTGCTCGAACGGGGTCCCCGCCATGTAGGTATGCCAAAGGTTCTCCACCGCGATGAGCGGAGACACCCCCGGCCGCGCGGCGGTGAGGGTTCCGGCGTGCTCCCCCCGGTCGATCACCGGGGAATCGAGGCCCGTGCCGCCACCGCCTGCACCATCTCATCCACGGTCAGCAGGCCGGCGGGAAACGTCGGGACCCGGCGGTGCAGCCTGCCGGCGAGCGCGGCCACAGGGGGGAGGTCGAGCCCGATGCGGTGCAGCTCATCCACCTGGGCGAACACCCTGCGCGGCGTCCCCGCCAGCCGGATCGTCCCTCGGTCGAGGACGATCACCCGATCGGCCACGGCGGCCTCGCTCATCAGGTGGGTGATGGTCACGATCGCCGTCCCGCCGCGGCGCAGGGCCGCGACCACCTCGGCCACCTCTCCTCGCCCGCGCGGGTCCAGCATGGAGGTCGCTTCGTCGAGGACCAGGCACTCAGGCTGCATGGCCAGCACGCCGGCGATAGCCACCCGCTGCTTCTGACCGGCCGACAGCAGGTGGGGCGGACGATCTCGTGCCTCCCACATTCCAACGGTCTCCAAGGCCCGGCGAACCCGCCGCCGCAACTCGGCGTGGGGCACCCCGAGGTTCTCGGGGCCGAAGGCGACGTCTTCCTCCACGATCGTCGCCACCATCTGGCTCTCCGGGTGCTGGAACACCATTCCAACGGTCTGCCGGATGGCCCGCAGGCTGCCTGGGTCGGCGGTGTCCATGCCGCGGACTCGGACCGTTCCGCGCTGGGGCCGCAGCAGCCCGTTCAGGTGGCGGGCGAGGGTGGATTTCCCGGACCCGTTCGGCCCGATGATCGCCAGGTGCTCGCCCGGGGTGACCTCAAGCGAGACGCCGCGGAGCACCCGGGCATCCGAGCCCGGCTCGC is part of the bacterium genome and harbors:
- a CDS encoding ECF transporter S component, with translation MQEVRQGGLSTRGIVISGVLGAIAIFLGATRLGFIPMPTGINATIMHVPAIIGGILEGPIVGGLIGIIFGIYSFLQATTPMFKDPIVAIVPRIFIGVFAAWAYFAARRAGEWWGITVAAIVGTATNTILVLGLGVARHYLPGKVAWTVAFTHGIPEIIVAVIISLAVLLSWKRVQVGQARARV
- a CDS encoding amidase; amino-acid sequence: MSELAYATAAELAPQIRARALSPVALVESLLARIERCRVLNAFITVTADVALAQAREAEREIAGGQYRGPLHGIPVSLKDLIDTRGTRTTCGSRILAEHVPIRDATVTMRLREAGAVLLGKNALHEFAFGVTSNNPHYGPTRNPWDIDRIPGGSSGGSGAAVAAGLGPVSLGTDTGGSIRIPAAVCGVVGLKPTYGRVSRHGVFPLSWTLDHIGPLTRSVEDAALVLRAIAGPDPADPSTLGHAVPDFYAGLGGPPRGGRLGVLDDEYHQEMTEEVRSRFRAALEVLRSLGLRLEDVPFPRPNEARAAATAVILAEAASVHEGWMRERPGDYGPETLDLLRQGAFVTASQYLRAQKVRALLLGEVDEWLAPYAAVVLPSVPTTAPPIGQRTLEVGGRQIEVRGFLTRFSRLINLVGLPAISVPCGFGDDGLPIGLQIVGRPMDEATILAIAHAYERATPWHERRPPEPPEER
- a CDS encoding energy-coupling factor transporter ATPase, with translation MIDRGEHAGTLTAARPGVSPLIAVENLWHTYMAGTPFEHQALRGISLNIYPGEAVGVIGQTGSGKSTLIQYFNGLMRPIRGRVLVAGHDLGRPDVDLAAVRRIVGLVFQEPETQVFERLVGDDIAYGPRQLRLPFLEIRERVRWAMETVGLPFDAFKDRYTFTLSGGELRKAALAGVLALRPRVLVVDEPTSGLDPGAREELRGRIRDLRTREGMTLVLVSHDMEEVARLSDRLYILHDGAVVATGTPREVFVDGARLAELGLAPPEATQVVQRLRARGYHVRGDALTVEEAEQALAPLLSEGP
- the queF gene encoding preQ(1) synthase, with amino-acid sequence MTAARKRAVRQEHSGKAQPTASGKSRPGAVAPAPDFRLEIRDTQAVRSGLLKWFPYEYAGSPATVEITTDEFTAVCPWSGLPDFGTVTVRYLPRARVLELRSFKYYLLTYRNVGIYQEHAANRILSDLVRVTVPKWLELELDYRIRGGVHTVVRARWPT
- a CDS encoding energy-coupling factor transporter ATPase, whose translation is MPGPLIVCDGVEFSYAASAAGAPQGGEPGSDARVLRGVSLEVTPGEHLAIIGPNGSGKSTLARHLNGLLRPQRGTVRVRGMDTADPGSLRAIRQTVGMVFQHPESQMVATIVEEDVAFGPENLGVPHAELRRRVRRALETVGMWEARDRPPHLLSAGQKQRVAIAGVLAMQPECLVLDEATSMLDPRGRGEVAEVVAALRRGGTAIVTITHLMSEAAVADRVIVLDRGTIRLAGTPRRVFAQVDELHRIGLDLPPVAALAGRLHRRVPTFPAGLLTVDEMVQAVAARASIPR
- a CDS encoding QueT transporter family protein, with the protein product MAPRTARIAEIGVVGAAYAALTLLVAPASYGPLQLRFAEMLKPLVIWEPALIPAFVIGNFLSNLPSPFVGPWELLWMPLANLVGGWAGWRVGRVNAYLGATVYAVIIGAAVTTMLSVLLRAPFRALITPLIGSEVILLIAGVPMMHPVHVALQRLRGRTAGSAAPR
- a CDS encoding energy-coupling factor transporter transmembrane component T, which encodes MNEFELLRNITIGQYLPTGSYLHRLDPRAKIIAAVLLTAAVSFTPSILGNASLLIACSAVVVLGRIPFSYALRGLIPAVPLLLILALLQLLFFGRNYDPTSPVIFHWGWIVVTAAVARLVVISAARFVELLLVTSVFTLSTRTTELTHGIERLLRPFRRLRVPSHELALVVTIALRFIPTIALEAERLLKAQASRGGTIRGRRGNFVAATRRLLPVLVPLFTFALRRGEELIVAMEARAYMGGEGRTTYAILPGRPLDWLAPVAALAFLVAMLFVRFPF